The DNA sequence GATCGCAACCAGAAGCTACACGGGCTCATGGAAAAAATAGAGGCAACAACCGATAAAGAAACAGCTATGGATCTTTGCAAAAAAGTTCGCATTCAAGCCAAAAAGGGGATGATTTTTAATCAAGCGACAGAGTACCTTGCTTCCTTATGTCTTGAGCAAGAGTTGTATAAACAAACCTATGACTTATTATTACCTATTCAAAAAGAGATTAGCAGTGAGGCTCTTTGTCTTCTACACAAAGCAGCTTTTGATCAAAAAGATTTTTCTCTAGTTACTCAGATCGGAGCGCAATGCTTTCAATCCAAACCTCATCCAGATATTGCGATTCGCAATGCTTGTGCAAGTGCAGCTCTTAAGGAACCAACAGCTGCAGTTGGCTGGCTAAAAACCGCAGTAGACGAGGGAGTGGTTAACATACAATCCATGTTAGCTAAATCGATATTTGATCCAATCCGACAAGACCCTCTATTTCAAGAATTACTTCATATCTTATCAAAGGAGAATTAGATGCGCTGGCTTATTTGTTTTCTATGCATCTCATTAATGGTTTGTGCAGAAGATAAAAAAAAAACAAGACCCAGACAGGTTCAGCCTCATTTTGTTGGAGCGGGGCGTCCTAAGAATCAAATGGTCAAGAAAAAAAAATCTCCTACCGATAAATACTTTTTAAGTAAAACCCCTCTAAAAAAACACAAACAAAAAAAGATTGCGAAAAAAACAGAGAAACAAGAAGAGCGTCCCTTTTATCAAAAGTCACCAGATAAAGTTTAATTGTGAAAGAAGAACTTTCTCATGATTCGTTTTCCATTGCCCAGTGACGAAATACTTTTAAAGCTCCTGGTAAGTTTTTAGCCCCACATCTTGCTTCAAATTGCATATCCTTAACTTCACAAAATATCCAATCTTGCTCCAATCGATCTATTTTTATCTGTTGGAAATTTGCATATTCTAGATCTGTATCTTCCACATTTATTAGATCTCTTGCATAACTCAATTTTAAAGCTCCCAATTATAAATTCCAGCTATAGCAATTTAACTTTAAACTTTCACGACAAAGAAGTATGATGCTTACATGGCATATTCCTATGATTTAAGAAAAAAAGCATTAGACTATATAGAGAAAGGCAAGTCAAAAGAAGAAGCAAGTCAAATCTTTGGAGTGACGGCGCGTAGCATATTTAAAAAGACGTCCTAATAAAATTGAAGGAGAAAAGCTAAAAGCGTACCTTCAAGAGAATCCGGATAGCTACTTAAAAGAAATAGCCGAAAGATTACTTTAAAAAAAAGACGCCCTTCTATCAAGAAAGAGATGATGAGAAAAGAGAGAAGTTTCAAAAGAGAGTAGAGGAAATTGCTGAAGAAGATCAAGTTTATGTCGATGAAAGTGGGATTAATGAATATCTTCAAAGGAAGAATGCGAGAGCACCCAGAGGGGAAAAAGCGTATGGGGCTGTATCAGGAAATCGTTATCACAGAGAAAGTTTTATAGCAGCTAAGAATCGATCAAACATTTTAGCACCCTTTTGTTATACAGGAACATGTAATACCCAGTTGTTTAACATGTGGCTCGAACAAATACTCATCCCTGAGCTAAAACCTGGACAAGTAGTTATTTTGGATAATGCGAGTTTTCATAAGTCCAAAGAGAGTTTAGAAATCATTAAAAGAGCTAGATGCGAAGTATTATTTTTGCCTCCCTATTCTCCTGATTTGAATCCTATCGAAAAGTTTTGGGCACATTTTAAGAAAAGAGTAAAAGAAGCCTTAACCTGATATTCAAACCTTGCAGAAGCTATTGATCAATCTTTTTTACAAGTGTGTAGTTAATGGAAATTTTAAATTCAAATCACTATAGGAATGGACTCCGGATTTTGTAATAGAGGCATAGATGTGTCTGCCACTTTTGTCTGTAGAGAGGATCCTAGATAGACCTTGGTTATTATATTCGTAACGCAACGCTTTCCCATAGGGGAGTAGTTCGGTTTCTAGGCGGTAGAGTGTAGGGGATTGTTTTCGATAGATGCGCTCTGTTCCCTCTGGCCAAATGATGCGAACTGCATCTTGCTCTACAAAGAACTCTATGTTGCGAAGGTCTGCTGTGCTATCGGGCTCTTCTTGTCGTAAGTTGCTAAAACCATAGCTACTTGTTTTTAAAATACCCTTAGCATCGCAAATTTCAAACTCTAGTACAAAACCACTTGGATCATACACTTGAAAATAAGGCGAATGGAGATTATATCCAGCCCAAAGATGAGGTAACATTACCCATCGTCTTCTTTCTTGAAGTAGAAGAGCTTTTCCTAATGACAGACGATCTAAACGATCTTTGTCTTCATAACGGCCAAGAATTTGAGGAGGAACATATGTTCTTTTAAGCATGAGGTCTTGTGCAGCTTTGATGAGAAGATCTGTTTCTTGAAGAGAGATTTGTCCAGATAAAGGGGAGATATATCCATCTATGAGAAGATGTGCGCTTAAAGAAGCAATTTCAACTGGAGTGGAAGGTTCTACATTTTCAAAAGGAGCTGCTATCAGTTGAGAAGTTAAGATAAAGCAGAGTAACCAACGCATAAATTATGCCTTTTCTTTGTCAATCAGGTAACACTTGATTGAGATAGTAGGGGATTGTAATGGATAACGAGAATTTCAATCTATGATCTTCGTATTTTTTTAAAGGCGCTTAAGAATGCGTGTTCTTAAGCGCCTGCAAAATTTTGATTCATTATGAAGATTACTTCAGTTGAATGGAACAAAAGTAGGCTCCTCTATTACGATCACGAACTAGAAGTAAAATAGATTTAGTGGTGTTTTGATTAATAGCTTGATTAAACTCTAAGAGATTTGTCACTTTTTTGTAATTGATGTTTTGAATTAAGCAACCTGGACGTAAGCCAGCAATTGCTGCTGGAGAGTTAGGTTTTACTTTTGTAATCACAACGCCCTCTTCTGTAGGTTTATAACCAAGCTGCTTAGCATAATCTTCTGTTAATGCTTCAACCTGTAGTCCCAATTTTTGCACAATTCCATTTTCAGCCATTACATTATCGGAATTAGATCCCAATTTTACAGAGATTTGCTTAGTTTCCTGATTGCGTTTTACCTTCAACTGAATAGTAGAACCAGGGGATTTTAGAGAAATCTCTGTTTTTAATCCTTCGGAGCTCTTAACAGGTTTATTGTCATATTCCAAAACAATATCTCCCTGTTTAAGCCCTGCTTTATCAGCAGCAGATCCAGGAACAACTTCAGAAATAAGAGCTCCTTCTGGCTTTGCTAAACCAAAAGCTTTAGCGATATCTGCATCCATTGGCTGTAAAGTAACTCCTAAAAATCCACGCGTAACACTTCCCTTTTCTAAGAGCTGATTCATAATGTTTTTAGCCATATTGATGGGAATAGAGAAACTAATTCCCATATAGCCGCCGCTATTAGAAGCAATGGCTGTATTGATTCCAATCACTTCTCCTTTTGAGTTTAAAAGCGGACCGCCTGAGTTACCACGGTTAATTTGTACTGTGCTTTGAATGAAGTCTTCTAGATCATTAATATGTAAGTTCTGTCTTCCCTTAGCGCTAATGATCCCTTGAGTAAAAGTGGATTTTAGAAGAAGGGGACTACCAATTGCAAAAGCTAACTCTCCTATTTTAACAGAATCTGAATCTCCTAAAGGCAGATAGGATAATCCGGCTATTTCTTTTGATTCAATCTTTAGAAGAGCAATATCTGTATGTGGATCAGACCCTACTAATACAGCATCTACTTCTTGCCCATCGTGCAAAACAATCGTGATTTTATCACAATTATTCACTACATGTGCATTTGTCATAATGTGACCGTCAGTGCTACAAAAAAAACCAGATCCCGCATTTTTTTGAGGAGAGGGCTGGGGCATTTGCCCAAAAAAACGATTAAATATTTCACTGTGAAACTCAAAAGGATTATGCGCACCGTAAGTTTCATTTACATTACTTTGGGCTTTTATAGAGATAACAGCAGGATTAGTGCTCTCATAGATTAGAGTAAATGCTTGTGATATCTGATCTAAAACCTGAGTTTCTTTTAGAGTTGGAATATGAATAGAATTTGCACTAAGAAGAGCAATGCTTAAAATAAGAAAAATAGGAGAGTGAATAGATGACTTTTTCATAATATAATCCCTTTAAATAAACTACAAATTGAGTATATAAAATATACATTTCTCTAAATTTTTGTAAATTAAGCAAAGACTTTAAAGTAGTTCCTGGTCAAGTAGTTTCTCTATAGTTTCTTTAACTACATTACTTGGAATAGCAAAGGATAAACCCGTATAGAAACCTTCTTTATAGCGCCATGTGCTTCTATTCACTCCAATTACTTCTCCATCTAAATTGAGAAGAGGTCCTCCAGAATTGCCCGGGTTAATGCTGAGATTGACTTGTAGGGTATCTGGTTCTTGGAATTTATCTTTTTTTATGCTGCTTACAATTCCAAATGTTACGGTGGATTGTAGACCAAAAGGACTGCCAATTGCTGCAACCCATTCTCCTAATTCAATGGAATCAGAATCAGCTAAAGCCAAAAAGTGAAGACCTTCTGCTTCGATTTTAATTAAGGCAATATCAGAAACGGGGTCTGATCCTACTACGATACCATCGAATTGTAATTGGTTGCTTAATGTCACAGTAATTACACCTGCATCTTTAATTACATGCTCATTGGTTATAATATATCCATCTTCAGTAATTAAAAACCCTGATCCGATGTAGGCTTTTTCTTCGTTATTTCCCCACAAAGAACGAATCCAACTAGAAGATGGGGTTAATTTTACCTGAATGAATACAACAGCAGGAACAGATGCATTTACAATCTCAGTAAAAAAATTGGCCACTTTTTTAGTATCTGAGATTTTATGAGGTTTAGAAGAGAAAGGATAAGCCGCGTAACAGTTATTTAAGCAAAAAATGCTTAAAATAAGGAAAAAAAATGCTTGCATAAAGAGCCTAAATGAATTTTGCTTCATTTAATTAGTGTTTTCTGTTTTTCTTGATAAGAAACGATTAAACATATCAATTATGCTTTTTATTTTACAACTTAATTCTTATAGATGTTCTATTTTAAATAGGAAAAACAGGCAAGGGGTTTTGCAAACTTGCGTTTTCATCGTTGATTAATTCTTGATTGGCAAAGGAAATAAATATTCCTTGGTTGAGTTTGGGTTTCAATTCTTTTTCGACAATGTATTTTACATCTTTGATTGTTGTATTGAGAAGAGAGTTTCTAAATTCCTGGCGCATTTCTTTTGTTTTTTGACTGCGAAGGCATCCATAAGCTATAAGAGCTCTGTTTTCTGGTGAAATAGGAGAGTCTAAATCTTGGATAATGGTAAGTTTTGCCTCTTCTAATTCTTGTGCAGAGATTTTTCCTTTGCAAAGTTGATTCACTGCTTCGTGAAAGTGCTGTCTAGTACCATAGATATGAGGATCTCGATAGGAGAGAAAATAAAAATGTCCCATTTTAGTACTAAATGTTGCACTAGCACCATATGCGCCACCTTGTTCCCGAATCTTTGGATGTAGAGTCTTATGCTCAAATAAAACAGAAGCAACTGTCAAAGCCGCTGCATAGGGATGGATGTAAGAAATTGTAGGAAATGCTTCTACATTGAATGCAACCTGTGAAGAGATCAAACGAATCTGAGAAGAAGGTAAGATTAAAGGTGCTTCAAACTTCCAAGGATTTGTTTTAAGAGTGGGTAATTGATTGAAGTTAAAATAATCTTTACTTTCTAATTCTTTTAACATCTCATAAGAACAACTCAATATCAAATGAGGGTTATTAAAAGTGAAAATTTTTTCCTTTAAAGCTTTTAAACGGTCGATTACTTTAGGAAGATTAGCTGGTAGATTTTGGCAAATAGTTTGCAGAGTTTTGAAGTAACGCAATCCATACCAGGCTTCGCTGATATGTGTAGCTGTTGAAAAGCCACTAATGACTAAATGAGTAGCATAGCGCATCGCCTGTCGATTTAGTCGATTAAGCAAGGATGTATACATTTGTAAAATGAGCTCTTCAATTCGTTTAATTTCATCAAATCGAGGATATAAAAGTAAATCCTGCATCAATGCAAATAGTTGTTCTGCTTTGCGATATAAGCACTTTGCTCGTAGGTTAAAAGAAGGACGCAGTACTTTTGGATCTAAAGTTTGAGGATATAAAGAGCAAGAAGTAGTCAGCCCTCCTGTATGGGCCTGCATATATTCTAAATTCTCTCTATAATCTCTATTTCCGCTTCCTAACTCAGATAAAATGGAGGTTAATAAATGTACATAGGGCAGCTCTTCTTCTTCAATTGCAGGTAGATCAAATAGCAGATCCACATACAAAATATGATTAGTAAAGCAATCGTGATGATAGATAGTTAAGTTTTTTGAGCAAATGACTTGCAGAGGAAAATCACGAATAGCATTAGGAACATCATTTAAAGATATTTTCGGCAAGCAATCTAGAGCTTGAACCTCTGTTTGCTTTTGATACAGGGCTAGATCTCTTGTTTGCTTTTGAATTTCTTGAATTTGTTCCTTAGATAGCTCTTGCTGGTTTTTTTTCAATCGTTTTAACTCTTGATTTCTCTCTTCTTCTGCTAGATGAGGATCCGGTATCATAATCAATCGGACCCTATGAGGATTGCTCAGAAAATACTTATCGATTAACCCTGTTAAATAAGTAGGTTTCTTTGTTTTTTCTAATAAATTCTCAAATAAAGAGTGCACCATTAACCCTGATTCAGCAGAACATCCATGTTGTTTAGCTAAAGCAGAGCGCATAAATAAAGAAAGGCCAAAAGGGGTCTGGTCTCCTCCTATCTCTAAACGGGAGAGCTCTAACTGATGAATAGCTGCATCGATGAGATGTTTTGGGATACCTTCTACAACGATCTTCTTTAGAGTGCTCAATAAAACTTGCTCTAATTCACTAGCATCTTTTTCTTCAGCGCCTTTACAAACAAGTAGATAAGGTACTTCGCTCATCTCCAGACTTATGAAACCATTTGCAGAGATACAAAGCTGTGATTCCAGCAAAGCTCTTTTTAAAAGAGAGGCATCTGTTTCCATTAGGATTATATCTAAAATACTTAATGCCAGTACATCTTCTTGTTCTATAATAGGAGTTGTTAAAAAGCCAAAAGCGATCACTGCTCGACGAGAAGAATTTTCAGAAGCTTCAATGGGATAGCGCATGGTAGAGAACTTCGGTGCATCAAAACGCTTTTGTTTAATCAAATAAGTAGCAGGTGAGTTGCCTGCTTGGTTTAGCTCTCTTTCTGCGATAAAATCAAGGTGTTTTTGTAAAGGAAGATTCCCATAAAAGAAAAATAAGCAACATGCTGGTTGGTAATACAAAGAGTGGAAAGAAATAAGCTGTTCGTAGGTCAAATTAGGAATCTCTTCTGGATCTCCTCCTGAGTTAAATGCATAAGGAAGATCTGGCAGAAGTTGAGCCATCATAGCATGCCACATACGCGTATCGACAGAAGAGAGGCTTCCTTTCATCTCGTTGTATACAATCCCTTTAATATGCAATCCTTCTTCTGGTTTTTTAGAATTGATAAATTCTAAACGATGTCCTTCTTGCAGAAAGCTCATTCGTTTTAATTCTGGATGAAATACCGCATCCAAGTAAACATCTAGTAAGTTGTAAAAATCTTTCTCTATCTGAGATGCTGCAGGATAACAGGTGAAATCAGCTCCTGTTAAGGCATTCATAAACGTATTTAAACTTCTTCGTCCCATTGCAAAAAAAGGGTCTTTTACCGGATATTTCGAAGAGCCGCATAAGACGGTGTGTTCTAATATATGTGCTACACCATTTGAGTTATACGGTAGAGTCTTAAAAGACAGACAGAATAGATTCTCTGGATCGTCATTTTCAATGTGCATAACAATAGCGCCTGTAGGCACGTGCATCAGCTCGCGCAAAACACAGTGTAGCTCATCAATAACTACATATTTTGTGACGATAAAATCGCCATGTTTCTCTCCAGCTCGTGTCAAAGATTTGCAAAATGTATACATGGATCCAGCTAATTTAAGCGTTTAACAATAGTTTAGGTAAAGATTTTAGTAAAGATGCTCTCACCTTTACGTGTAGAGAAAAATACATGTTGGTGCATTTCTTAAATTAATTGAAGTGATTATTTTTTTTATAAATCAAAACTA is a window from the Candidatus Rhabdochlamydia porcellionis genome containing:
- a CDS encoding Imm53 family immunity protein, whose amino-acid sequence is MEDTDLEYANFQQIKIDRLEQDWIFCEVKDMQFEARCGAKNLPGALKVFRHWAMENES
- a CDS encoding IS630 transposase-related protein, which gives rise to MAYSYDLRKKALDYIEKGKSKEEASQIFGVTARSIFKKTS
- a CDS encoding Do family serine endopeptidase — its product is MKKSSIHSPIFLILSIALLSANSIHIPTLKETQVLDQISQAFTLIYESTNPAVISIKAQSNVNETYGAHNPFEFHSEIFNRFFGQMPQPSPQKNAGSGFFCSTDGHIMTNAHVVNNCDKITIVLHDGQEVDAVLVGSDPHTDIALLKIESKEIAGLSYLPLGDSDSVKIGELAFAIGSPLLLKSTFTQGIISAKGRQNLHINDLEDFIQSTVQINRGNSGGPLLNSKGEVIGINTAIASNSGGYMGISFSIPINMAKNIMNQLLEKGSVTRGFLGVTLQPMDADIAKAFGLAKPEGALISEVVPGSAADKAGLKQGDIVLEYDNKPVKSSEGLKTEISLKSPGSTIQLKVKRNQETKQISVKLGSNSDNVMAENGIVQKLGLQVEALTEDYAKQLGYKPTEEGVVITKVKPNSPAAIAGLRPGCLIQNINYKKVTNLLEFNQAINQNTTKSILLLVRDRNRGAYFCSIQLK
- a CDS encoding S1C family serine protease → MQAFFFLILSIFCLNNCYAAYPFSSKPHKISDTKKVANFFTEIVNASVPAVVFIQVKLTPSSSWIRSLWGNNEEKAYIGSGFLITEDGYIITNEHVIKDAGVITVTLSNQLQFDGIVVGSDPVSDIALIKIEAEGLHFLALADSDSIELGEWVAAIGSPFGLQSTVTFGIVSSIKKDKFQEPDTLQVNLSINPGNSGGPLLNLDGEVIGVNRSTWRYKEGFYTGLSFAIPSNVVKETIEKLLDQELL
- a CDS encoding insulinase family protein, with the protein product MYTFCKSLTRAGEKHGDFIVTKYVVIDELHCVLRELMHVPTGAIVMHIENDDPENLFCLSFKTLPYNSNGVAHILEHTVLCGSSKYPVKDPFFAMGRRSLNTFMNALTGADFTCYPAASQIEKDFYNLLDVYLDAVFHPELKRMSFLQEGHRLEFINSKKPEEGLHIKGIVYNEMKGSLSSVDTRMWHAMMAQLLPDLPYAFNSGGDPEEIPNLTYEQLISFHSLYYQPACCLFFFYGNLPLQKHLDFIAERELNQAGNSPATYLIKQKRFDAPKFSTMRYPIEASENSSRRAVIAFGFLTTPIIEQEDVLALSILDIILMETDASLLKRALLESQLCISANGFISLEMSEVPYLLVCKGAEEKDASELEQVLLSTLKKIVVEGIPKHLIDAAIHQLELSRLEIGGDQTPFGLSLFMRSALAKQHGCSAESGLMVHSLFENLLEKTKKPTYLTGLIDKYFLSNPHRVRLIMIPDPHLAEEERNQELKRLKKNQQELSKEQIQEIQKQTRDLALYQKQTEVQALDCLPKISLNDVPNAIRDFPLQVICSKNLTIYHHDCFTNHILYVDLLFDLPAIEEEELPYVHLLTSILSELGSGNRDYRENLEYMQAHTGGLTTSCSLYPQTLDPKVLRPSFNLRAKCLYRKAEQLFALMQDLLLYPRFDEIKRIEELILQMYTSLLNRLNRQAMRYATHLVISGFSTATHISEAWYGLRYFKTLQTICQNLPANLPKVIDRLKALKEKIFTFNNPHLILSCSYEMLKELESKDYFNFNQLPTLKTNPWKFEAPLILPSSQIRLISSQVAFNVEAFPTISYIHPYAAALTVASVLFEHKTLHPKIREQGGAYGASATFSTKMGHFYFLSYRDPHIYGTRQHFHEAVNQLCKGKISAQELEEAKLTIIQDLDSPISPENRALIAYGCLRSQKTKEMRQEFRNSLLNTTIKDVKYIVEKELKPKLNQGIFISFANQELINDENASLQNPLPVFPI